The nucleotide sequence AGATTTTGCtctcttcaaaaaattgttagaattagtacaatttttttaacccaAATTCTACGGCAAATGAAGTTTCCAatctttccaaaattgaactcgagaatataattattttcttcCCCATTAATTTCTCATATCAtgaaacttgattcaaaatcgtTCAGTTTAATTTTACCCCTCGAATTATCCATCAAATTACACGACTTGGCTGTTCATATTTGTACAAACGAGTTCAAACGACTCGTTCGGTCGCTCAGAAAGAACCCAAATCAGAAGATGGTAATTTCTTCATCTACGATAAAATAATACTAAACCATAAAACTACACAAACGTTCACATTTTAAGCACCAGGCATGCAGTTAGGAGCCTAATCGAGTAAATCACCTTTCATATGAGTTATGTTAGTCCAAGTCAAAATCATAACAACATATTACAAGACTAACTTAAGGTAAACACGAGTACTACTTATACATAGATACACATCTCCACATTCCACAATTCACATCGATAAGGCCATCTTCATTTTGACATCTAGATCATCCGGAGGTCCGATATTTTCACCATAAAAACGAAGGCCTCATCGCTTTCGACTGACTAGTGAGTAGaaactacatacataataaactaataaaaatgCGACCCTAATAAAACTTACCTTTAGGTTTAGTCTTGAGTTCGACTTTCTTCGGTTGCGAAATTACACTATTCGAATTATTATTACTACCCGAAGAACTCATACCATTAACTGGAGGAAATTACAACAAATAATGACTCGATTAAGCATAGCATAGCATAGCAAGGTACACGAGGTTCGAGAATATATCAAAATATCCAGCACTTCTTCGCGAAACACCACTACCTCCAGTATCAGTGtcagtgtaggtaggtattttctcGCAATACTATCGTAACATGCAAAGCTCCAAAATGCAAATCGAAAAAGTATAAACCGTTGGTAGTACGTTTCACAGAAGTGCTTTCGTTTTGATAATCCTTTCATACAAGTGACAATGAGCAATGAATGTAAAAATATGCGCATGGAATAAAAAAGGTTATCAATTCGGTTATAAGCGAATATCATTGATGTGCTAGACCACAGACGACGCAATCATATGTCTGGGAATGGTTTTATAGGTGTACGTACATGTGCGTGCGTGCTACGAGTATATTCacataaaataataacaaaccAACGAGATCTTTGAATTCTGTACAACTTACCAGTTGATAAATTGATACTGATATGATTCGGACCTCTgtgaagtgaaaataaaatcaacgcAATTAATAATACAAACTCCAACTATACtagtaataatttgaaaatcatttagTTAGTAACCTGAATTGTGGAAAATATGAGCCAATGATGTCGTTGACGTTGACAAGTTGATTGGTTTCTTTCATTCTAAAGAATAGATACACATCCGGGATGGCGCCTTCTTTAACGGTTTTCAAGAGAAAACGAGTCGGTTCGTTCGATTCTTTGGGCGACGCAAGATCCATTAAAAAATTCGTAACGTTATCGGTAAACAGTTCTTCGTTGGGTTTAACGAGTCGTACTTGAATAGCCTGAAACAGTAagtattataaattaaaaaatatcgcGCTGGTCTTCTGATGTATGTACAATTAAATACAGCAATACCACAAACCTGATTTGGCATTATCGACAAAGCTTCGGCGAAATGTTTACTGTCGGCTATATCGTTCAATGTTACCACTTCCAAGCAACCGTAATCGACGAATAACACTTCGatctgaaaataatttaaatccaagttgaaaattaaaaatgtatacattttttcaactcacacacacacacacacacacatacacgcGCGCAAGTCGCAAATTTGCTTACTTGTTCTTCGTTGACAACTTTATCGATGATAACTCTGTACCATTTTCCATCGGCCGCGTATCTAGCTAAGAAGATTCTGCTGCCGAGGAGTTCGTTGGTTGATTTTACTTGATATGTGTCGAGATTTGTGGCTATTTCTTCGGATGCTTCGTCTAGAAAACTCTTCAGTAACAAGAAACTGTCAGAGTAAATTTGCACACATGCTGACCCGTCTTCTTTTACTGATACTAGGTAAGCGTCTGTTACgttgtttttctgcaaaaatacaCGATATAAATAATACAAAAAGTAATGCACAGGGTGTCTCagaaatttcgacaatttttactCTTGAAGACCCATTGAAAGGGAAAGGGTAtgggcttcaaaatttttgaaaattgagaaaattcgctTTTCCAAGTCCAACAGCTTTAATTTTTGTGAAACAGCTTGAAAAAAAGgcatttttcaaagaagtatCAAATACATAGAAAAAGCATACGAAGGGgactgaattaaattttttcgaactcaTCGTCAAGGgtaaatttcatcaatcaaTCCACTAGAGATGAATTCCAAGGAAGAAGACTTGAATTACATGAAAATACTGGAAAAAGAGGCAAAAGCATTTCAGCCCTCCCTTCCTTCCCCTCCATTCAATATCTCTCGGGTCTCAAAATAAATGCATTTCtttcatcattcaaaatttattcccAAAAATTTATGAACACATAACCTCTCATTTAGACTACTAGGTATCTAATCAAAAACCtatcatgatcaaaaatcgattaatcgaacccaaaaatcgatttcttttcgattttcaatctcAGAAGTTTGATTGATCacgtttcaaatgaaaaatcgattcaacttcaaaaatggactttctgatcaaaaactgatcacgatggaaaatcgattaatcgaactcaaaaatcgatttattttcgatttttcgtttcatGAATATGATTGATTAtgttccaaatgaaaaatcagttcaaCTTCAAAAACAGCCTTTCCGATCAAACCAGATTATGACCGAAAATCGATTGAACGAACGCCAAAATTCGATTCATCCAtaatgtttttgatttcattcaatCGATCATGCTCAATACAAGAAATCAatcttcaaactcaaaaatcgagtaatcgaatttttcacaaattatacTTACAGACGGAACTTTCGGCGGTTCCAACTCTTtctcaattcgttcgccaatCAGGTCGTTAACAATTATATCGTCATCGGTGCTGGTATCGAGTAAAGTAAGCTGCAAAGATGGATTCCTTGTATCGACTTTGGCCACGAATGTTTTACCGTAAGTCAATTGGTAGACGAGTCCGGTTACGTACGGTTCTTTGCTGTATTTTTCGAGTCCGGTCAAACTGCAGCTCACTTTCTGCAACGTATCacaaaataattacaatttcGACATAATTCTGATCTTGGATCGGCACGATTTGCTTTCCAAATGCTTACCTGAGCTGGTATTGCGGTAAACCGTTCGTCCAATGGGAACAATTCTTCGGGAGTTACCTCGTCAATATCACCGTGATCTATTAAGCATACTTTTACGAGACCGTCGACAATCGTACTGAGGGCTTTAACCCGGAACCAATCTGAATCCAGGTATGCTGCGTAGTATGATCCCTCTTTGACTACTTCAACGTGTCGTAACTCTTCGGAGTCTCTTTTCGCGTTGTACAATTCGTGCATTTTTTCGTCCATGCCTACGTAAGCACCCTGAATAGAAAATAAATCGAGTAAATTACGATGTAAGTAATTAAATAAACTACGcggttgtaaaaaaaaatctacaactACTCAGTCAGGGCTATTCATCACAGACTTCGCACAGGGAAAAAACCTTCAACTTACATTATAATCATCGTGAACAATTCTGAAATACACAGAAGACGTTGAATCGCAACAAGTTATATATACATTCCAAACTTCACTCTCTGGTAATACCAATGGTGGGAGTTTCGATACATCTAAATGAGTACCAGTCATTCCGCCCtttagtacaaaaaaaaaatgaaacaaattatcCATCAAATACGAGTTTCGAGTACTGCTGAACTCGTATacgttgcaaaaattgaaatcaaattttacttcGACAGGATAAACGGCGATGCTACCGCCCACCAATTCTTCGACGCTGAGTAACGagcgatttttaattaaatccAACCAGTCGAGAGGTAAGATCTGCTGATGTGCGTTTTTATACTTCGTTTCGATCGTCTCGCTTTTCAATCCGCTGGAATGCGGGTTCACGATCTGCAAATAAAAAACGTATTATGCGATAAGAAATTCGCAAGTTGAGACTACCGACGTGGGAAAAATTTAACCAACTTCGGCGATTCGTTGAATAATGAGGTTTTCATCGTCGGTGACCGGTAAGTCAGTGGAGTTAACGGTTCCGTATCGTTTTTCCAACTCTTTGAGAGCGATTTTAGCCGTATATTCTTGGACGTCTGAGACCAGGCCACTTTCGAAAGGGAAACTGGTGTAACTTAACGATGAACCGACCTGAAATACCAGAGTAATAATTGCTTAGTCAGTCCAGAATAAAAAGTACGGCTCGAGTTCAGCCATCGATTCAAACACTATGCTTAGTTAAGCTTACTTTTATTTTACACATGTACGACGCTACTTTAGATTTCGGGATAAATTTTACGAAAGTTTTAAATTGAGGTGGTTGAAGATTATGACAAGCGGTGAATtcgagtaatttaccacaaCTTGTGCCGTCAGAAAAGTCCTGAAAAGCGTAATATAAAGAtattatgaattgaaaatttcaagacaaataccaaaaaattcacgTCAATCGacgttaaattaccgtaattataaaaaatacataattttaccaaaatcatcaaattctttggtaaattcaaattttaaataatcgaaaattcatttttgctaGATAATTACGTCGTGTTTACCATGTAAACGGTAAATTaccatttgaaaatattaaaaacgacCGTACTTACGGTAATTaccatttcaaaatatcaaaaataactCCATCTACagaaattattggtaaattaccattaaaaaacattaaaatgacCGTACTTGAGGTAATTACTGTTTAAAATCAGGTAAATTACCGTCGTTAGCGGCGTAATTACAACGAATTTCggtatttttaagaatttactgtaaataagtacatacaatcaATTTGAATACTTTGAATCTTTAGACGAATAATCATAATCAGCAGcgtaattaccgtaaattaccattttaaaatattgaaattaccgTATTTTAATGGTAATTAGTAATTACCATGTCAAAAGCCGAAATATCAAAAGAACCGAACTGATTTCAACTTAGTAATTGCCTGTAAATTACCACTGAAACTTCAGGTAAATTACCGCAGTCAACTgagtaattacggtaaattaccacaacttttcggtatttttggaaattaccgtaaaattacctttttaaaatattgaaatggcCCATACTTACGGTAATTACTAGTAAATTACCCagccaaaataccaaaattaccagtatttacaATGATTACCGgtcaattattattgaaaatgaaaatacatgtACAAGTGAATTACCAGTTAGCAgcgtaattacggtaaattaccacaATTTGTGAATTACCATTTTGGAATATAGAAATTACCgtatttttatggtaattaATCATTAccatgtcaaaaattcaaaatatcataAGAACCAAACTGATTTCAACTCAGTGATTGCCGGTAAAttaccattcaaaaatttaggtaaattaccgtaGTCAACGGAGTAATTACGGTAAATCACCACAAATTTTCGGTATTTTCGgaaattaccgtaaattacctctttaaaatatgtattgaaattgCCCTACTTACGGTAATTACTATAATATGTAAATCATCAagctaaaataccaaaattaccggtaTTTACAATGATTACCGGTcaattatcattaaaaatacaggtaaattaccagaatttgTGAATTGCCATTTTGAAATATAGAAATTACCgtatttttatggtaattaccatgccaaaatatcaaaagaacCAAACTGATTTCAACTCAGTGATTGCCGGTAAACTACCATTCAAAGTTTAGATAAATTACCATTGAAAATTCAGGTAAATTACCGTAGTCGCCAgcgtaattacggtaaattaccctaatttttcaatatttatggaaattaccgtaaattactttttttaaaaaatatgtgaattACCATACTTAGTACTTACGGTAATTACTAGTAAATCACCCagccaaaataccaaaattaccagtatatTTCCTACGGTTACCAGTCAATTACCATTTAAATTAGGGTaaattaccagtttttttttttttttttgaaaatgaaatcgtttattttttttattgggagCACAACATTGTGGCGTACCCCCACCTCCTCAACGTTCCACAAGGCTTTGATGAGGGGGGAGGGAATTACCAGTTAGCagggtaattacggtaaattatcacaattttacggtaatttttcaaagttaccgTATTTACGGTAATTACCATCCAAAATTTGCGTAATTACCGCAATCAGACTTGCAATAACCGTGAATTACCGCAATTTCTCGATATTCgcggtaatttaccgtaaatacaacacaattttgagcattttgataATTACTACTGTACTAACCGGTTCAACATAACGACTGGGCTGGAACATATTCAAATCACACATTTTAGACGAAGGTGGTAAACTTGGGTTGACTTTATCGACTGGAGACGATGCAGGCGAAGGTCGTGAACCGTTACTGTTAATTGAATCAGACCTATTCAACTACATAATAATAAATCGCAAACATTACAAGTCATTAAACACCTTTCATAcaggaaaaagagaaaaagaaaattaaacgaGTCGATTCACTTACAGTTCTAAAAGGTTCGCGGGAATCAGCTGGCTTAGGATTTGGTGCCGGAACAGAAGGCAGAACCGCATCACCGTGAGTACTCGAGTTTTTCGATAAGTATTTCTGAATGAAACTATGCGTCTGATGTGGAGGCAGTGGTTTTAGGTCTTTGAGTCGAACTTTGGAGTTGGACGTCGAAGTTATATTTGGCTAAATTAACACGTTTGTTTAATGATGTTATTATTTGACATCTCAGATAATCCATACCGTCATACTGTGACTTACTTCTTGCATAGCTCTTCCGGCGGCCAACAGAGCACCAGGACTACGAGTAAGGTTCATTTTCTCCTTCATGTCGCCTTTTCCTTTGGATACTGCATCGCCCTGCGGAGATTCTTTGGTTGAAGCGTTAATTTCATTCTACAAATAATACGCGAGATTAATGGTAATTGATTGATAACGTGATCACGTAGATATACAAACTAAAGCCCGGAACGATGTCGATAGTCGTTACAACGACATCGCTTCAAAACTGTTAACGATACTGTTAGTAACAGGTTTATTTGAAGCGATGTCGTTAGTATCGCTTTTGGTATCGCTATCGCAAACGCTTTTGAATACTGACTCACACACTCACACACCCCCGCGCTCATATAAGCGTGCGCAACCATTCATGTATTCATGCAACAGATAAGGATTTCTGTGCCCATGCATAAACGATACTGAAATAATCGTTTTATGAAAAGTGATTGTACCAACTAACAGGTTCGGGTTTTATTTGGCGATACCGATTACTAACGGATATCGCTTTTAAGCGATGCGATAGCTGTTATAACTACATCACTAACGACATCGTTCCGGGCTTTAATACAAACATCAAcgacaatattttcaataaacatAGCGATAATAAACAATGTGTCGAATAAACCTGCTCGAATTATCGCGTATAGATATACTTACACGAGGACGTCtcaaaacaaacattttaaattacacgactttttttttcaatttgaattttgataaaacgaAATTTCCGAAAgcgccaaattttttttgtttactaaaATCGAATCGAAGTaaacctctaaaaaaaaatacgaaaaactcGCGTAGCCAGCCAAttatttacctacatttatattatttcgagattttcgagcgatgaaattttaaatcgaatcAAATCGGAAAATCAAAATCGCACATGAATTGCATACCGCAGATAAACTGATACAAAGTTATAATTCCTCTATCTCGTTAGTATAGATCTCTTCCGTTCTCGTGCAGTTCATTTCTTCTCGTTCGTTATCTCTTGTCTCGCCTATTTAGAATCAATTTCATTGCCATTTTATCAACCTGTTAAATCCATTCAAGTAAATTCATCGAATGGTTCTCGAAACCAACAAAATTGCAACCTTTGTGAGGTAACATCGTCAGGAATTCCCCGCAAAATCGAAAAGGCAGGTGGCGGAGTGAAAAATCCGGCACATGTGCTCACATGTTACTTCGCTAGGgatttaaaattatgatttttcggaTATAGCGAAAATTACCGGATTTACGCAATGATTAAATgtagtggaaaattttcacttttcatcagCAAAGCGTTTTTAAGCTTGAAAGCTTGATTTATGAGAATGGAAATACTGATGAATGATCAAGTTGAATATTGAATACTGCAaccagaggggggggggggtggaatgAGACAACCAACAACCATAAACTAATGAAGagatgttgatgatgatgatgatttgaTAACGTAAACGGGTAAACCAAAACCTGAGCATTTCCACACCCAGTGCAAGATTAGCTTTTGATTACCAAGCCCTAAATATGTATAAGttaaaatatgtatacctacctaccagagtcctgcacggtatagttaaaagttatctgcgttagtcgcgtgtcgtgtgcggtaagctaccaaatataactcatccaaaagcagttatattagcgttagcctatgcggataattttgtagttaaaatgactaaactacctgcgattataccgcgctcttatcggaaatgtaatgttcgattctgtcttatctgtttgatgagtcaccaaaatgtattgttgagataccagagaaccgaatgcggttaacgtatggttattaacctaacttaccgctggttgcgcgcgccgacaaaagtaactgcagtttgtaacctgtagttaaattagccgataggtccggcggttatccggctattttaactTAACCGTGCAGTACTCTGCTACCTACTTCATATGACAATCTGTCGACTAGGCGCCAGGCAATATCCTGAGGTTCCTCGTCattcattgaatttgaaaagttcattcattttgtaaattacctAAATCAGAATTTGTGAGTTTCAGGTAAAGTATCTGATAAAAGTGGAAGGGGAAGGGAATCCATCTCTAGAATCTCTCTTTATTTACAATAAAACGTCTGCAGTTTCTTTTACTCAAATGGCAGAAACATTTAAGGGGTTCCATGAAAAAGGGgccttattcaatttttttttatttttgcaattctgaatatagtttgaaaatttttctttatacaagtatggagaaaaaaaaagctttgaaaaatgttgaactaTGAGAAAAGGGCCTAAGTCAGTGACTAAGGCCCTTTTTccttaaaaaccaatttcaggtGCAAAAAGTCattcttttcaattatttttgaaaatcaaatttggctcaaaaatggggggaaaaatcaaaattttaccaaactgatcaagaaagctaaaattcgaGTCGATTGGAAAAGGCTTCGAgacattttgagcagttctggagcctccagcaggtttttgaaagaagaaatttctacaacatttttttcgatgaagttggaaagctaaaatttactttgtagtggaaatttcaatttttttaaaaatctactggaggcttcagaacttcTTAAAATAGCTTGAACCCGTTTTCAATCGACTCTGGGGGCAAAAATAGGATAACTTTTCAaagtgtttccaaaattttggagctaGAGCTACAAGAtggatattcgaactcagcacca is from Planococcus citri chromosome 1, ihPlaCitr1.1, whole genome shotgun sequence and encodes:
- the LOC135845809 gene encoding tudor domain-containing protein 7B-like isoform X1, with the protein product MDFKEVCCNIRSCLNSSKSQLSLTQLLRDYKEVLGEPLPFRPLGYNSAEALLRAVPNLRISNLRGEVFIDVKPDEKTAHIASLVREQRNSKKKKRKPIRGYQRGGAPLPPLRRPASIPPPRRSAPPPRDRSDYYPSYRRTSPPNQSYQRKPSPPRYTSYSNNSNNRNENYTNSRNENYSNSRNDNYSNNRNDNNYQRRRDSPPSTFTSQQNYRNSAPIEISSDEDNNFNNRNDQAKRVEEEIRRKYCPVPSQYNFSDSNEYNDDDGSDLEDCDEINSKMEELKVTLGNQRQVSINKPKFRSYPSNTSNEDDYGYSSMNEINASTKESPQGDAVSKGKGDMKEKMNLTRSPGALLAAGRAMQEPNITSTSNSKVRLKDLKPLPPHQTHSFIQKYLSKNSSTHGDAVLPSVPAPNPKPADSREPFRTLNRSDSINSNGSRPSPASSPVDKVNPSLPPSSKMCDLNMFQPSRYVEPDFSDGTSCGKLLEFTACHNLQPPQFKTFVKFIPKSKVASYMCKIKVGSSLSYTSFPFESGLVSDVQEYTAKIALKELEKRYGTVNSTDLPVTDDENLIIQRIAEIVNPHSSGLKSETIETKYKNAHQQILPLDWLDLIKNRSLLSVEELVGGSIAVYPVEGGMTGTHLDVSKLPPLVLPESEVWNVYITCCDSTSSVYFRIVHDDYNGAYVGMDEKMHELYNAKRDSEELRHVEVVKEGSYYAAYLDSDWFRVKALSTIVDGLVKVCLIDHGDIDEVTPEELFPLDERFTAIPAQKVSCSLTGLEKYSKEPYVTGLVYQLTYGKTFVAKVDTRNPSLQLTLLDTSTDDDIIVNDLIGERIEKELEPPKVPSKNNVTDAYLVSVKEDGSACVQIYSDSFLLLKSFLDEASEEIATNLDTYQVKSTNELLGSRIFLARYAADGKWYRVIIDKVVNEEQIEVLFVDYGCLEVVTLNDIADSKHFAEALSIMPNQAIQVRLVKPNEELFTDNVTNFLMDLASPKESNEPTRFLLKTVKEGAIPDVYLFFRMKETNQLVNVNDIIGSYFPQFRGPNHISINLSTVNGMSSSGSNNNSNSVISQPKKVELKTKPKETLERVAPVPMYVIPSDVKEQFGVYVTMVSSPFNFIVQPQADAAKLAELKSLMKSFYDKEEACVDVSNIKENEIYAVKNVDGMWYRGMVMTLMKAYNNITIKLIDYGEIITIPHSNIAQLLPAFRQLSRQAIKAELAGVTPLHGDWCVDDSLRFKQLVSEKMLISFVVSVLDDGKISIILFDTSADDAIDIGAVLINEGRAKDITQH
- the LOC135845809 gene encoding tudor domain-containing protein 7B-like isoform X2 yields the protein MDFKEVCCNIRSCLNSSKSQLSLTQLLRDYKEVLGEPLPFRPLGYNSAEALLRAVPNLRISNLRGEVFIDVKPDEKTAHIASLVREQRNSKKKKRKPIRGYQRGGAPLPPLRRPASIPPPRRSAPPPRDRSDYYPSYRRTSPPNQSYQRKPSPPRYTSYSNNSNNRNENYTNSRNENYSNSRNDNYSNNRNDNNYQRRRDSPPSTFTSQQNYRNSAPIEISSDEDNNFNNRNDQAKRVEEEIRRKYCPVPSQYNFSDSNEYNDDDGSDLEDCDEINSKMEELKVTLGNQRQVSINKPKFRSYPSNTSNEDDYGYSSMNEINASTKESPQGDAVSKGKGDMKEKMNLTRSPGALLAAGRAMQEPNITSTSNSKVRLKDLKPLPPHQTHSFIQKYLSKNSSTHGDAVLPSVPAPNPKPADSREPFRTLNRSDSINSNGSRPSPASSPVDKVNPSLPPSSKMCDLNMFQPSRYVEPDFSDGTSCGKLLEFTACHNLQPPQFKTFVKFIPKSKVASYMCKIKVGSSLSYTSFPFESGLVSDVQEYTAKIALKELEKRYGTVNSTDLPVTDDENLIIQRIAEIVNPHSSGLKSETIETKYKNAHQQILPLDWLDLIKNRSLLSVEELVGGSIAVYPVEGGMTGTHLDVSKLPPLVLPESEVWNVYITCCDSTSSVYFRIVHDDYNGAYVGMDEKMHELYNAKRDSEELRHVEVVKEGSYYAAYLDSDWFRVKALSTIVDGLVKVCLIDHGDIDEVTPEELFPLDERFTAIPAQKVSCSLTGLEKYSKEPYVTGLVYQLTYGKTFVAKVDTRNPSLQLTLLDTSTDDDIIVNDLIGERIEKELEPPKVPSKNNVTDAYLVSVKEDGSACVQIYSDSFLLLKSFLDEASEEIATNLDTYQVKSTNELLGSRIFLARYAADGKWYRVIIDKVVNEEQIEVLFVDYGCLEVVTLNDIADSKHFAEALSIMPNQAIQVRLVKPNEELFTDNVTNFLMDLASPKESNEPTRFLLKTVKEGAIPDVYLFFRMKETNQLVNVNDIIGSYFPQFRGPNHISINLSTETLERVAPVPMYVIPSDVKEQFGVYVTMVSSPFNFIVQPQADAAKLAELKSLMKSFYDKEEACVDVSNIKENEIYAVKNVDGMWYRGMVMTLMKAYNNITIKLIDYGEIITIPHSNIAQLLPAFRQLSRQAIKAELAGVTPLHGDWCVDDSLRFKQLVSEKMLISFVVSVLDDGKISIILFDTSADDAIDIGAVLINEGRAKDITQH